DNA from Salinibacterium sp. dk2585:
CGACAACATCGACATCGAGGAGCTGACACCCGACGGCAGCGCCGGGTTCACGATCCACTAGGCGACGCTCAGCGGCGGAGGCGCCGGAGCCCGACCGCGAGCATCCGGTCAATAAGCACGACGACGAGCCCGAGTGCCAGGAAGCCCGCAAGCAGCCAGAGCACATTGAGAACGACGGCGCCCCAGCCGAACTCGTCGGCGTCGAGGAAGAAGTAGGGGTAGCGGCTGCCGACGCCGGTGAGCACCGGGCCGAGTTCGGCGCGGATGAACGCGAAGATCGCGTAGGCGGCCGGCGTCACGAGCCACAGCACGGCATACCACCAGCGGAACCGGCCCTTCGGCGAGAACAGCAGCCAATCGCCGACGGTCAGTAGCGGCACCCACGTGTGCACGAGGAGGTCCGCGAGGTCACCGCCGTCGAAGGTGCCGAGCGCGACATCCCGAGGCACGAGCACGAAGTTGTAGACGAGGCCCGTGATCGTGATCGCGACGAGCACGATGCCCGCGAGCCATGGCACGAGCACCGGGAGGGGGCGCCTGCCCCCACCGAGGTCGCGGACGGTGCGGCCCGTCACCCACAGGTAGGCCAGCAGCACGAGCAGGTTGCTCTGGATCGTAAAGTAGCTGAACGACTGCAGGTCGAGCGCGCCCTGGTCGAGTCCCGTGTTCAGGTACAGCCCATAGGCGCACACCACGAGCAGCACGAGGCGCCAGACGAGTGCGGCAATACGGATGCTTCGCCCCACGCCTTCGCGCGCAGCTCCCCCAGGCGTGCCCGCGGTCGCGCCGGGCAGGTCATCTTCGGCCATGGGGAGAGCATACGTTCGCATGCGACAGGATCCCCCGTATTTCGCGGGATCGCACAACTGCCAGCGCTCATCCAGCAAATCACAGCATCATTCCCGCATGAGCGCCCCTCGCATCCACAAGCACCGCTCCACCTGGGGCGCCTTCCTCATCGGCGTCGCCGTGATGGCCGCCGTCGACGAGATCGTCTTCCACCAGATCCTCGGCTGGCACCACTTCTATGACGGCGCGACCCTCGAGATCGGCCTGCTCACCGACGGCCTGCTGCACGCCTTCGAACTCTTCGCGATCGTCGCCGGCTTCTTCCTCCTCGCGCACGAGTGGCGCGGCGGCACCTTCAACCGCGGCTTCGCGTGGGCGGGCTTCCTCACCGGCGCGGGCCTGTTCCAGCTCTGGGACGGCATCATCGACCACAAGGTGCTGCGCCTCCACCAGGTGCGTTACGACGTCGACCTCCTTCCCTACGACATCGCCTGGAACGCCTCCGGCGCCCTCATCCTGCTCGCAGGCGTCATCGTCGGCATTCGCGCGCAGCGACGCGCCTCGGCCCGCAGCACGGCGCGGTGACGGATGCACGAGCACGCCGCCCCCGCAGCATCCGCGTTCCCATGGCTCGCCACGGCGCCCCTCGTCCTCGCGGGAATCGTCTACCTCGCGGCGGCGAGCGCCGAACGCCGCCGAGGAACCCGGGTCTGGCCGGTGCACCGCACAGTGTGTTGGACTCTCGGGCTCGTGGTTGCGGCATCCGCGTTCCTCGGGCCGCTTGCCGACCGCGCCCACCAAGACTTCGTCGCCCACATGGCCGCGCATACGCTGATCGGCATGGTTGCGCCGACCCTGCTCGTGCTCGGCGCGCCCGTCACGCTCGCGCTGCGCACGCTCGACCCGGTCGTCGCGCGTCGGCTCACACGGCTCCTGCGGAGCTGGCCCGCCCGCATCATCAGCCATCCCGTCTCAGCGGCGCTGCTCAACGTGGGGTCACTGTGGGTGCTGTACTTGACGCCGCTCCACGAGGCGATGATGGGCAACGCCCTGCTGCACTATGCCGTTTTGGTGCACTTCTTGCTCGCGGGCACGCTCTTCGCGGCGTCGATCCTCGCGATTGACCCGAATCCGCACAAGGCGAGCCGGCCCGTCCGGGCTGTCGTGCTCCTGCTCTCGACCGCCGCCCACGCGACCCTCGCGAAGGTGCTCTACGCGTATCCGCCCGCCGGCATCCCTCTCGACGAGGCCCGGGCCGGGGCTGAACTCATGTACTACGCGGGCGACGCCGCCGAACTCGCCCTCATCCTGCTCTTCTGCCTCGCCTGGTACCGCGCGGCGAAACCGGGGCGAGACTTGCACAACTCAGGAGGGCGCTCAACTGAGCGCCCACTCTGGCGCACGGCGAGCGCTCCTGAGTTGTGAAAGACTCGCGCGCTTACTCCCTCGGGCAGACGAAAGCGGCGACGCCGAAGCGCCGCCGCCTGCATCGACAGTCGTCGTGAAACCTACTTGAACGCATCCTTCACGTTCTCGCCAGCCTGCTTGAGGTTGGCCTTCGACTGGTCCATCTTGCCTTCGGCCTCAAGGCGCTCATTGTCGGTCACCTTGCCGGTGGCCTCCTTGGCCTTGCCGCCGAGTTCCTCTGCCTTGTTCTCGAACTTGTCACTCATGTGAACACCGTCCTTTCGTATCGGCAATGGGTGCGTCAGACGTTAGCCCCGGAATCGCACGGTGGAGCATCCTCCCAAGTGACTCACAGCGTCGAGGTCGCCGCCGGGTCCTCATCGGTGATCACGCCGGTGGGCTCCGCATCAGACACGACGTGCTTGGCGCCGAGTTGCTGGGCGAGCGCGCGGCCCGCCTCGACCGCCTCCTCCTTCGACGTGAAGCTCTCCGACAGTTCCGGCTTGCCGATCACCCTGTTGATCCACTGGCCCCGGTTGTCGACCGTCTCGATGTCTCCATCCCTCAATTGCTCGTTCATGCCCCAGAAGGTAGTGCCGCTCGCGTGCCGGAGAGCGACATCCCAGAGAACTGGCAGGAGTCGTTTCGGTGCTAACAAGAAGGGGATGACGAAACATGATCACGACCGCGGAAAGCGCGAACGGATGCGCGCGGCCAGTCACAGCAGACCCGTGCGCTGGCTGGCGCGCGCTGGCCTCTTCGCGAGCGGCATCGTGCACGTGCTCATCGGGGTGCTCGCGGTGGCGGTCGTGCAGGGGTTCCAGGGCAACGCCGACCAGACGGGAGCCCTCGAGGCGGTCGCCGAGACGCCTGGCGGTTTCTTCGTGCTGTGGGTTGCCGGGGTCGCCCTCGTCGGACTCGGTCTCTGGCAGTGGACTGGATCACTCACCGCTGGTGCCGACGACTCGAAGATCTTCCCGCGCTGGCTGCGGAACTACGCGAAGGCGGTCGGCTTCGGCGGCGTCGGCCTGGCGTGCCTCGCCTTCGCGATTGGCGGTCGGCCGAACGCGGCCGAGTCCACCCGCACCGCGAGCACCATGCTGATCGACTTCCCCGGTGGCGTGTTCGTGCTCGCGGCCATCGGCGCGATCGTCGGCGGCGTGGGCATCGCGTTCGTCTTCCGCGGGGTCAGCCGCAACTTCCTTGAAGACATCCAGCCGCCCCACAATCTCCTCGGCGGCGCGATCGTCGTCATCGGCATGATCGGCCACATCATGAAGGGGCTCGCCCTCATCGTCGTCGGCGGCCTCTTCGCCGCGGGCGCCCTCTTCACTGACTCCAGCTGGACCTCAGGACTCGACGGCGCCATCCGCTGGCTCGCAGGGCTCCCCACGGGGCCTGTGCCACTCTTCGCCATCGCGGGCGGCTTCATGGTGCACGGCCTGTACCTCGCGGCGCGCGGGGTCTACATCCGCCGCTAGATCCCGGCGCTGCAGACGCGCTCAGGCCGCGTCGAGGTACCGCCACCGCCCGCCGACGCGCGCAAAACGGCTCACTTCGTGCTGGCTGCCCGCCGCGGCATCCGCCCCCGGTCTCGGCTTGAAGTACGCGGTGAACTCGACGATGCCGACGTCGTCGCCTAGGCCGCCCGCCTCGGTGCGGTGGATGTCGAGGCGGTACCAACGCAGGCGCTCGTCGAGCTCGAGCGAGTCAGGCCGGGTCGACGGATGCCACGTCGCCAGCAGGTAGTCAGCGTTGCCGACCGCGAAGGCGCTGAAACGGGACCGCATGAGCCGCTCCGCCGTGGGGGCGGATGCCTCGCCCCGGTGGTAGCAGCCGCAGCATCCGTCATACGGCTCGCCGCTCAGGCAGGGGCAGCGCGTGGGGGAAGTCACGCGCCCATCATCGCAGCCGTGCGCGCAGTGCGTGACACTGGGAACGATCAGCACGCGAGCAGCTACGACGCCCCCGCCGCGAGTGCCTCATCCACGGCAGACCGCACGCCCGTGCGCCACGGCTCGCCGTGTCCCGGCAGCACGATGCGTGCCTCCGTCGCTGCGAGCCTGCCAAGGGACGCGAGCGCCAGCGGGGAGTCTGCCGTCGCGGCACCCGCGATGATCTGCGGCCCACGGGATCCCTTGTAGGGGTCGAGCGTGACGAGCGCGTCGCCCGCGATGACGGCGTCGGACTCCGGCAGGTGCAGCGCGCAGTGCCCGTTCGTGTGCCCCGGCGTCTCGATGACGATCGGATGCCCTGGCACGTCGAGCACGCCGCCCGGCATCGCCGTGACCTCCTCGACCCCCGGCACCATAAGCGCGCCCGCGCCGGTCATGGCGGCGA
Protein-coding regions in this window:
- a CDS encoding Pr6Pr family membrane protein — encoded protein: MAEDDLPGATAGTPGGAAREGVGRSIRIAALVWRLVLLVVCAYGLYLNTGLDQGALDLQSFSYFTIQSNLLVLLAYLWVTGRTVRDLGGGRRPLPVLVPWLAGIVLVAITITGLVYNFVLVPRDVALGTFDGGDLADLLVHTWVPLLTVGDWLLFSPKGRFRWWYAVLWLVTPAAYAIFAFIRAELGPVLTGVGSRYPYFFLDADEFGWGAVVLNVLWLLAGFLALGLVVVLIDRMLAVGLRRLRR
- a CDS encoding DUF2243 domain-containing protein, which codes for MSAPRIHKHRSTWGAFLIGVAVMAAVDEIVFHQILGWHHFYDGATLEIGLLTDGLLHAFELFAIVAGFFLLAHEWRGGTFNRGFAWAGFLTGAGLFQLWDGIIDHKVLRLHQVRYDVDLLPYDIAWNASGALILLAGVIVGIRAQRRASARSTAR
- a CDS encoding cytochrome c oxidase assembly protein is translated as MHEHAAPAASAFPWLATAPLVLAGIVYLAAASAERRRGTRVWPVHRTVCWTLGLVVAASAFLGPLADRAHQDFVAHMAAHTLIGMVAPTLLVLGAPVTLALRTLDPVVARRLTRLLRSWPARIISHPVSAALLNVGSLWVLYLTPLHEAMMGNALLHYAVLVHFLLAGTLFAASILAIDPNPHKASRPVRAVVLLLSTAAHATLAKVLYAYPPAGIPLDEARAGAELMYYAGDAAELALILLFCLAWYRAAKPGRDLHNSGGRSTERPLWRTASAPEL
- a CDS encoding CsbD family protein, translating into MSDKFENKAEELGGKAKEATGKVTDNERLEAEGKMDQSKANLKQAGENVKDAFK
- a CDS encoding DUF2188 domain-containing protein — protein: MNEQLRDGDIETVDNRGQWINRVIGKPELSESFTSKEEAVEAGRALAQQLGAKHVVSDAEPTGVITDEDPAATSTL
- a CDS encoding DUF1206 domain-containing protein; the protein is MTKHDHDRGKRERMRAASHSRPVRWLARAGLFASGIVHVLIGVLAVAVVQGFQGNADQTGALEAVAETPGGFFVLWVAGVALVGLGLWQWTGSLTAGADDSKIFPRWLRNYAKAVGFGGVGLACLAFAIGGRPNAAESTRTASTMLIDFPGGVFVLAAIGAIVGGVGIAFVFRGVSRNFLEDIQPPHNLLGGAIVVIGMIGHIMKGLALIVVGGLFAAGALFTDSSWTSGLDGAIRWLAGLPTGPVPLFAIAGGFMVHGLYLAARGVYIRR
- a CDS encoding YchJ family protein, whose amino-acid sequence is MTSPTRCPCLSGEPYDGCCGCYHRGEASAPTAERLMRSRFSAFAVGNADYLLATWHPSTRPDSLELDERLRWYRLDIHRTEAGGLGDDVGIVEFTAYFKPRPGADAAAGSQHEVSRFARVGGRWRYLDAA